A region from the Roseibium algicola genome encodes:
- a CDS encoding cation diffusion facilitator family transporter encodes MPHDHHGHSHVHLDPQSGDRRVGVAIWANGLLTIAQIVGGLFAGSLALIADALHNFSDMAALIIAFAARKIARRPADERMTFGYGRIETVAALINYTTLIIVGLYLIYEGGMRLIEPPDVQGWTVVIIAGFALGVDALTAALTWSMQKGSQNIRALFLHNLSDALASVAVIVGGTLIILFDMRWVDPAVTIGIAGYILYLAVTEIGGPVRTLMLGSPPDIEGHDVVDLLRATSGVREVHHVHLWQMEENAPALDAHVVVEEVDWKQLEAIKLELKEKLSDSFGIVHTTLEFEREGVCENDVPLFGHDRSYKQT; translated from the coding sequence ATGCCGCATGACCACCACGGGCATAGTCACGTGCACCTCGATCCTCAAAGCGGCGACCGCAGAGTCGGCGTGGCAATTTGGGCTAATGGCCTTCTGACGATCGCACAAATAGTGGGCGGCCTCTTTGCCGGAAGCCTTGCACTGATTGCAGACGCCTTGCACAATTTTTCAGACATGGCCGCGCTGATTATTGCCTTCGCTGCCCGCAAGATTGCGCGGCGCCCTGCGGATGAACGTATGACATTCGGCTACGGACGCATAGAAACAGTAGCTGCGCTCATCAATTATACGACCCTTATTATCGTCGGCCTTTACCTAATTTATGAAGGAGGAATGCGCCTGATTGAACCACCGGACGTCCAGGGCTGGACGGTCGTGATTATCGCAGGGTTTGCTCTCGGCGTAGATGCTTTGACAGCAGCACTGACCTGGTCGATGCAAAAGGGAAGTCAGAACATTCGTGCCCTGTTCTTGCACAACCTATCGGATGCACTGGCGTCCGTTGCGGTAATCGTCGGCGGGACCTTGATCATCCTATTCGATATGCGATGGGTCGACCCCGCTGTTACCATCGGCATTGCGGGATACATCCTCTATCTGGCAGTGACGGAGATTGGCGGACCGGTCAGAACGTTGATGCTGGGTAGTCCCCCGGACATCGAAGGACATGATGTCGTCGATCTACTGCGTGCAACATCTGGGGTTCGCGAGGTACATCACGTACACCTATGGCAGATGGAAGAGAACGCTCCAGCGTTAGACGCTCATGTAGTCGTCGAAGAAGTTGACTGGAAACAGTTGGAGGCAATCAAGTTGGAGCTGAAAGAAAAACTATCAGATTCCTTCGGCATCGTTCATACCACTCTGGAGTTTGAGCGCGAGGGTGTGTGCGAAAACGATGTTCCGTTGTTTGGGCATGATCGGTCTTATAAGCAAACGTGA
- a CDS encoding transglutaminase-like domain-containing protein, with product MPDAAPLLAATQLLDYRAPSVVRLTEDRKWLRLPQYDRIGAIYDFVRNEIAFGYNRADNIPASEVLRDGYGQCNTKGTLLMALLRGVGIKCRLRGFTIHKELQRGVVPDLIFPIAPQEIIHSWVEVEFDGKWINLEGFILDAKFLSVLQQTFSGNKSLCGFGAGTDCLDAPPVRWEGHDTYIQDTGIEQDFGVFETPDQFYSEHMQKFGRVRGWLYRFIIRHWMNTRVRAIRSGRLKPSRSAIHDHGGIADAA from the coding sequence ATGCCCGATGCTGCCCCCCTTCTTGCCGCCACGCAGTTACTCGATTACCGCGCACCATCCGTTGTCCGTCTGACTGAAGATCGGAAATGGCTCCGACTGCCTCAGTACGATCGCATAGGCGCAATCTACGACTTTGTTCGAAACGAAATCGCCTTCGGCTACAATCGGGCGGACAACATTCCCGCGTCTGAAGTACTTCGAGATGGGTACGGCCAGTGCAACACCAAGGGAACGCTCCTAATGGCGCTATTGCGCGGTGTAGGTATCAAGTGCCGCCTGCGAGGGTTCACGATTCACAAGGAGCTACAACGTGGTGTCGTCCCGGATTTGATCTTTCCGATCGCACCACAAGAAATTATTCATTCCTGGGTTGAGGTCGAGTTCGACGGCAAATGGATTAATCTCGAAGGATTCATTCTAGATGCAAAATTCTTGAGCGTTCTCCAGCAGACCTTTTCCGGAAACAAGAGCTTGTGTGGTTTCGGTGCGGGCACCGATTGCCTTGACGCGCCACCGGTTCGTTGGGAGGGGCATGACACCTACATTCAAGATACGGGCATCGAGCAGGACTTTGGTGTGTTTGAAACGCCGGATCAATTCTATTCAGAGCACATGCAAAAATTCGGACGAGTGAGGGGCTGGCTTTACCGGTTCATCATACGTCACTGGATGAACACTCGCGTCCGTGCCATTCGATCAGGCCGATTAAAGCCCAGTAGGTCTGCAATCCATGATCACGGAGGGATCGCAGATGCCGCATGA
- a CDS encoding MerR family transcriptional regulator, whose product MLTIGGLAKKTGTKVQTIRYYEQIGLLPEPDRTEGGQRRYSNEQLDKLSFIRHSRQLGFSLEAIRELLDLCDHPDRPCGKADTIARRQLKQVEQRIARLQALRTELKRMVKECSGGRTADCRVLEVLRDHSECLTDHDEIGA is encoded by the coding sequence ATGCTCACGATCGGCGGTCTTGCAAAGAAAACAGGCACGAAAGTGCAGACTATTCGCTATTATGAACAGATCGGGCTTCTACCAGAACCGGACCGTACTGAGGGGGGACAGAGACGCTATAGTAATGAGCAACTCGACAAACTTTCATTTATTCGCCATTCGCGGCAGCTTGGTTTTTCATTGGAAGCAATCCGGGAGCTCCTGGACCTCTGCGATCATCCCGACCGGCCCTGCGGCAAGGCTGACACGATTGCACGTCGGCAGCTTAAGCAGGTCGAACAGCGCATCGCGCGTTTACAGGCGCTTCGTACGGAACTGAAGCGAATGGTCAAGGAGTGTAGCGGTGGCCGCACAGCTGACTGTCGCGTACTTGAGGTACTCCGAGACCACTCCGAGTGCCTAACTGATCACGATGAGATCGGTGCTTAG
- a CDS encoding disulfide bond formation protein B, with product MARVSGEMALVLAWIVSLVATLAVLFIGEVLGQTPCVLCWFQRAFMFPLVVVLGFGLWWQDRRVGRYGVVLALGGGAVALWHLGLYVGLIPEPIQPCSATGPSCTDSNQLFLGVPIPLMALVAFALIGLLSALSLKETHK from the coding sequence ATGGCCCGCGTATCCGGAGAAATGGCGCTAGTCCTTGCCTGGATTGTTTCTCTTGTCGCTACACTCGCAGTATTGTTCATCGGCGAAGTGTTAGGCCAAACGCCTTGCGTGCTTTGTTGGTTCCAGCGGGCCTTTATGTTTCCTCTGGTTGTTGTCCTAGGGTTTGGTCTTTGGTGGCAAGACCGTCGAGTTGGTCGCTACGGCGTAGTTTTGGCACTTGGAGGCGGAGCCGTCGCACTCTGGCACCTAGGTCTTTACGTAGGCCTGATTCCTGAGCCCATTCAACCATGCTCTGCAACCGGTCCTTCCTGCACTGACTCCAACCAATTGTTCCTCGGCGTTCCCATCCCGTTGATGGCGCTCGTTGCGTTCGCTCTCATCGGCCTGTTGTCCGCCCTGTCACTCAAGGAGACACATAAATGA
- a CDS encoding DsbA family protein has translation MNRRALILSVLALGSASFVGAAWYVKRQAPLESAQSLVSEGNEVLVRPYSPVLGPENAPVTIVEFFDPACEACRAFHPIVKDLLAQHEPAVRVVIRYTPFHGAASEEAIRILEAARMQGVFEPVLEAVLREQPRWASHGSPQPGLILGIAAAAGLDAEAARTQMLAPDVVGILNQDRADVEAVGVRQTPTFFVNGKPLDPFGDVELRRLVSAEVAAVQN, from the coding sequence ATGAACCGCCGCGCATTGATCTTATCTGTGCTCGCACTTGGCAGTGCCAGCTTCGTCGGTGCCGCCTGGTATGTGAAACGCCAAGCGCCTTTGGAGAGTGCCCAATCTCTCGTCTCAGAGGGCAACGAGGTCCTTGTTCGGCCCTACTCACCAGTCCTTGGGCCAGAAAACGCACCGGTCACAATTGTCGAGTTCTTCGACCCCGCCTGTGAGGCCTGTCGCGCGTTTCATCCAATTGTGAAAGACCTCTTGGCGCAGCATGAACCCGCGGTTCGTGTCGTGATACGTTACACGCCATTTCACGGTGCGGCATCAGAAGAAGCGATCCGAATCCTCGAAGCCGCACGAATGCAAGGTGTCTTCGAGCCTGTGCTGGAGGCTGTTTTGCGCGAACAGCCCAGGTGGGCTTCGCACGGCTCCCCACAGCCAGGTTTGATACTCGGAATTGCCGCGGCCGCAGGTCTTGATGCGGAGGCCGCGCGTACACAAATGCTTGCACCCGACGTCGTTGGGATCCTCAACCAAGACCGTGCGGACGTCGAAGCTGTCGGGGTGCGGCAGACACCAACATTCTTCGTAAACGGAAAGCCGTTGGATCCATTCGGCGATGTTGAGCTGCGGCGCCTGGTTTCGGCGGAAGTTGCTGCGGTTCAAAACTGA
- a CDS encoding copper chaperone PCu(A)C, which translates to MRIVLSQTLAALVIIIGFSAASVAGSDKVLIEDAWSRASIGTSRPGVAYMKIRNTGDLAVTLRSIGTDIALKPEIHRTSTTNQGVSSMTPVGEIEIAPGKAVILEPGGLHAMLMGLQRKMTEGESFLMTLAFSDGGEVTVEIPILSIAARGPES; encoded by the coding sequence ATGAGAATAGTACTGTCCCAAACGCTGGCGGCACTCGTAATCATCATAGGGTTCTCTGCCGCCTCCGTGGCAGGCTCAGACAAAGTGCTAATTGAGGATGCATGGTCTCGCGCATCCATCGGTACCAGTCGTCCCGGTGTGGCCTACATGAAAATCCGTAATACCGGCGACCTTGCAGTAACGCTGAGAAGCATTGGTACGGATATTGCGCTGAAACCTGAAATTCACCGGACATCAACGACTAACCAAGGTGTGAGTTCCATGACGCCTGTCGGCGAAATCGAAATTGCTCCGGGAAAAGCAGTGATTCTGGAACCAGGAGGACTTCATGCGATGCTGATGGGGCTGCAACGGAAAATGACCGAGGGTGAAAGTTTCCTTATGACCCTGGCTTTTTCCGATGGTGGTGAAGTAACAGTCGAGATTCCAATCCTTAGCATCGCCGCACGTGGACCCGAGAGCTGA
- a CDS encoding SCO family protein, giving the protein MRQRRLLEYGVFGVAAISFILFVGWWRVDGPGAPEPSDRRPLDFPAMEFRLTDHAGNAVGPEVLTGRATMVFFGFTFCPDVCPTTLSEISSWLEMMGEDSDQLNVIFITVDPERDTVDAMAEYVGYFDANIRGWTGTNEQIAVAADMFRVTYEKVPTDGEDYTMNHTASVFLFKADGQFSGAIDYHEPRETAVPKIRRAMTEKEEVPQ; this is encoded by the coding sequence ATGCGGCAACGGCGTTTGCTTGAGTATGGCGTGTTTGGCGTCGCGGCAATCAGCTTTATTCTTTTCGTCGGCTGGTGGCGTGTCGATGGTCCGGGTGCACCGGAACCTTCCGATCGGCGTCCCCTTGATTTTCCTGCGATGGAGTTTCGGCTCACTGACCACGCAGGAAACGCGGTGGGCCCTGAAGTCCTAACTGGCCGCGCGACGATGGTGTTTTTCGGTTTCACTTTCTGTCCCGACGTTTGCCCCACCACGCTCTCGGAGATATCGAGTTGGCTTGAGATGATGGGCGAGGACTCGGACCAACTTAATGTGATTTTCATTACAGTTGACCCCGAACGCGATACCGTCGACGCAATGGCTGAGTATGTGGGTTACTTTGATGCTAACATCCGGGGTTGGACCGGAACGAATGAGCAAATCGCGGTAGCGGCAGATATGTTCCGGGTCACCTATGAAAAGGTACCGACAGACGGTGAAGACTACACCATGAACCATACCGCGAGCGTCTTCTTGTTCAAAGCAGACGGTCAGTTTTCTGGGGCTATCGACTACCACGAGCCCCGAGAAACCGCAGTGCCCAAAATTCGCCGCGCAATGACTGAAAAAGAGGAAGTGCCTCAATGA
- a CDS encoding DUF411 domain-containing protein, with protein sequence MKKCLTALMFTLALSSSTQAFADQSLVEVRKTNGCGCCLAWMEHLEENGFNTTGEDMFAGPLTRFKIDNGVPQRMASCHTALVDGYVIEGHVPATDIRRLLSERPDAIGLAVPEMPLGSPGMDQSDMREAYDVFLIRRDGSTEVFASYASN encoded by the coding sequence ATGAAAAAATGTCTCACTGCTCTCATGTTCACTCTTGCATTGTCGTCATCTACGCAGGCATTCGCTGACCAAAGTCTAGTCGAGGTCCGCAAGACCAACGGTTGCGGCTGTTGCCTGGCTTGGATGGAGCATCTTGAGGAAAATGGTTTCAATACGACCGGCGAAGACATGTTTGCCGGACCGTTGACGCGGTTCAAGATCGACAATGGCGTGCCCCAGCGAATGGCCTCTTGCCATACGGCACTTGTTGACGGCTATGTAATCGAGGGTCATGTCCCGGCGACCGATATTCGGCGTCTCCTATCAGAACGTCCAGACGCGATTGGTCTCGCCGTGCCCGAGATGCCGCTCGGCTCACCGGGCATGGATCAGAGCGACATGCGAGAAGCCTATGATGTCTTCCTGATTCGGCGGGACGGTTCGACGGAAGTGTTCGCGAGTTATGCGAGTAATTGA
- the lspA gene encoding signal peptidase II, with the protein MRPILTIGLAGVATAFFVDQVSKSIIVANKASLTPSVSVFPGLNLTYLQNSGVSFGLLGEVHWFVLVVLAFAVCVWLSVLLIRAASRFEALAYGMIIGGALGNVTDRLRYRAVTDFLDFYFGAAHWPSFNMADVFVVGGVGSLLLSPWLAARYADSS; encoded by the coding sequence ATGAGACCAATTCTGACGATCGGGTTGGCAGGCGTTGCAACTGCGTTCTTTGTCGATCAGGTATCGAAGTCAATCATCGTCGCAAACAAAGCCAGTTTGACTCCCAGTGTCTCCGTCTTTCCTGGTCTCAATCTTACTTACTTGCAGAACAGCGGCGTGTCATTTGGACTGCTGGGTGAAGTGCATTGGTTTGTTCTTGTCGTGCTGGCGTTTGCCGTCTGCGTCTGGCTGTCGGTGCTTTTGATACGTGCCGCGAGCAGGTTCGAGGCCTTGGCCTATGGAATGATCATTGGTGGTGCTCTCGGAAATGTCACGGATCGGCTGCGATATCGCGCAGTGACTGACTTCCTTGACTTCTACTTTGGCGCAGCACATTGGCCGTCCTTCAATATGGCCGATGTTTTCGTGGTTGGCGGCGTAGGATCATTACTTCTTTCTCCGTGGTTGGCCGCTCGATATGCTGATTCCAGCTGA
- a CDS encoding thermonuclease family protein gives MTSHIVIAAYLCDATCQPQQLRVWDGDSFLISMIRGSERERVLGLDTAEIKGKCSNEIQMAKKAKCRLVELADGQRIQILRNGKDKYGRTFARVLINGKNVSQILINKGLARPWLGHR, from the coding sequence ATGACCAGCCACATCGTTATTGCCGCATATCTCTGTGATGCGACGTGTCAGCCACAGCAATTGCGCGTTTGGGACGGCGACAGTTTCCTGATTAGCATGATACGCGGCTCGGAGCGCGAGCGCGTCCTTGGCCTGGACACTGCGGAGATCAAGGGAAAGTGTTCTAATGAGATCCAGATGGCAAAGAAGGCCAAATGCCGGCTCGTCGAGCTGGCGGACGGCCAGCGAATTCAGATACTCCGGAACGGCAAGGACAAGTACGGCCGGACTTTTGCTCGAGTTCTCATCAATGGCAAAAACGTTAGCCAAATTCTTATCAACAAGGGGCTTGCCCGGCCGTGGCTCGGTCATCGGTAA
- a CDS encoding conjugal transfer protein TraH, whose protein sequence is MSPPSGTDPMKLVQDHLGKAVVRVGITQYPVGIGITDKSQVTADVFDACNNIKIGTALFARVYKIVTKWYGAPVPEAFTDAIEAYQTGYFDGEYVFMAEDTGESVELGVPDRSVSEEGAMETESEIAGSDPKNELRQQLWAQDPNKVDIGIDLSGIGDFNRE, encoded by the coding sequence ATTTCGCCCCCATCCGGAACCGACCCCATGAAGCTGGTTCAGGATCACCTCGGCAAAGCCGTTGTCCGCGTCGGGATCACGCAATACCCGGTTGGCATTGGTATCACCGACAAGTCGCAGGTCACCGCGGATGTGTTCGACGCCTGCAACAACATCAAGATCGGGACCGCACTTTTTGCCCGTGTCTACAAGATCGTGACGAAGTGGTACGGCGCGCCGGTTCCGGAAGCCTTCACAGATGCCATCGAGGCGTACCAGACTGGGTATTTCGATGGGGAGTATGTGTTCATGGCGGAAGATACTGGAGAGAGCGTTGAACTGGGAGTTCCGGACCGGTCCGTCTCCGAAGAAGGTGCGATGGAAACGGAAAGCGAAATTGCTGGGTCGGACCCAAAGAACGAACTGCGGCAACAGCTATGGGCGCAGGATCCGAATAAGGTGGATATTGGCATCGATCTGTCTGGGATCGGTGACTTCAACAGAGAATGA
- a CDS encoding methyl-accepting chemotaxis protein, with the protein MPTGLADPHLAVPVGDPPPFFPLERLASEFETSVGGVVDGVSTAAQHLTEASRSLRAGAEDTSRKVAAVSASSEETAANVQTVASATEEMASSVTEISRQVSSSTQLSSKAVDSARETNEKVQSLTSAAQVIGDVVGLINDIAEKTNLLALNATIEAARAGEAGKGFAVVASEVKQLAEQTAKATAEIASQVGAIQGATSDAATAIGSISKIIEEMNVISTAIATAVEEQDAATQEIARNVDEAARGTQGLSENIAGVNKAAEMTGASSNQIHSSAEQLAEQSNHLKAEVSKFLSSVRSA; encoded by the coding sequence GTGCCCACCGGGCTCGCGGATCCACACCTGGCCGTACCGGTGGGCGATCCCCCTCCGTTTTTTCCCCTTGAGCGTCTGGCTTCGGAATTCGAAACCTCTGTAGGCGGCGTAGTCGATGGGGTTTCCACAGCCGCGCAGCATCTAACCGAGGCCTCTAGAAGCCTGCGAGCCGGCGCGGAAGATACTTCTAGGAAGGTTGCGGCGGTATCGGCTTCATCCGAGGAAACTGCTGCCAATGTCCAAACCGTCGCCAGTGCGACAGAAGAGATGGCATCTTCTGTAACAGAGATCTCGCGGCAGGTTTCCAGTTCAACACAATTATCGTCAAAAGCCGTCGATAGTGCGCGTGAAACCAACGAGAAGGTTCAATCACTGACGTCCGCGGCGCAGGTGATTGGCGATGTGGTCGGTCTGATCAACGATATAGCAGAAAAAACGAACCTTCTTGCCTTGAATGCGACCATCGAAGCTGCCCGCGCCGGCGAGGCCGGGAAAGGGTTCGCAGTGGTCGCATCAGAGGTCAAACAACTGGCGGAACAGACGGCGAAAGCGACAGCCGAGATTGCAAGTCAGGTCGGGGCAATTCAGGGAGCAACCTCTGATGCCGCGACCGCAATTGGCTCTATCAGCAAAATCATCGAGGAAATGAACGTCATATCGACGGCAATCGCGACTGCGGTCGAAGAGCAGGACGCAGCAACACAGGAAATCGCCCGCAACGTCGATGAGGCCGCTCGAGGCACACAGGGTCTTTCCGAAAACATTGCAGGGGTTAATAAAGCCGCCGAGATGACGGGTGCATCCTCGAACCAAATTCACTCTTCTGCGGAGCAACTTGCCGAGCAGTCCAATCACCTCAAAGCCGAAGTCAGCAAGTTCCTGTCTTCCGTCAGGTCTGCTTAA
- a CDS encoding MarR family transcriptional regulator gives MNQENKLPAGPLLFLVAYSKLLNCANKGDTSSKALKSYGILNAIAWFQASGESVSAPRLAEYFGVTPTGVRHLLEYLKRLKLIEVVEHRENFKKWHELSVPEPMVAFLKEVQRVIGDPEGAHVEGSNIGLLIHHTSCQIRERRRPSETPTCALQAIGFFIFLARLNAQFGPVTRGKLAACLDMHPNSFRGKLDYLQHLGLITIRAVRADNHPGREEHISAGEAIVAEFRHWDLRLQQDTELRNCCEDNETFRRRKRGAA, from the coding sequence ATGAACCAAGAAAATAAACTGCCAGCCGGCCCCCTTCTGTTTCTGGTCGCCTATTCCAAATTGTTAAACTGCGCAAATAAAGGCGATACATCATCCAAAGCCCTGAAAAGCTACGGTATTTTGAATGCCATAGCCTGGTTCCAGGCAAGCGGTGAAAGTGTGTCAGCGCCCAGGCTTGCCGAATATTTCGGGGTAACGCCGACCGGCGTTCGACATCTCCTTGAATATTTGAAGCGCCTCAAGCTGATCGAGGTCGTCGAACATCGCGAAAACTTCAAGAAATGGCATGAGCTGTCGGTTCCTGAGCCCATGGTGGCCTTCTTGAAGGAAGTGCAGCGCGTGATCGGGGATCCGGAAGGTGCCCACGTCGAAGGCTCCAATATCGGCCTGCTTATCCATCACACTTCTTGCCAGATTAGAGAACGCCGGCGGCCAAGCGAGACGCCGACATGTGCATTGCAGGCAATCGGCTTCTTTATCTTCCTCGCGCGGCTGAACGCTCAGTTCGGCCCTGTCACACGGGGCAAACTGGCGGCCTGCCTGGACATGCATCCCAACAGCTTCAGGGGCAAGCTCGACTACCTTCAACACCTCGGGCTCATTACGATCCGGGCCGTTAGAGCTGACAATCATCCAGGCAGGGAAGAGCACATCAGCGCCGGCGAAGCCATCGTTGCCGAGTTCCGCCATTGGGATCTAAGGCTCCAGCAAGACACGGAACTCAGAAACTGTTGTGAGGATAATGAAACGTTCCGGCGCAGGAAGCGCGGAGCAGCCTGA
- a CDS encoding thermonuclease family protein: MALMSRKKCIAFGIFLLNVLLPAGAQADSIEGKVSVIDGSSFQIVESGLTVKLFGVSACALTQRAHYQGISWPCGAVAAGWLTENTLGYTIRCIKEGSGGYATVLGRCFLPDGSDVAKKALTEGMAIAARAEGTLIVPEYGSFEKIARSKSLGIWSSTFKLDGHTYRKSFTQ, from the coding sequence ATGGCACTCATGTCACGCAAAAAGTGTATTGCCTTCGGTATATTCCTCCTAAACGTGCTGCTGCCCGCCGGTGCACAGGCGGATTCCATCGAAGGAAAAGTCAGCGTTATCGACGGATCCAGTTTCCAGATCGTGGAGAGTGGTCTCACCGTGAAACTTTTTGGCGTGTCTGCGTGTGCCCTCACCCAACGCGCTCACTATCAAGGAATTTCGTGGCCTTGCGGAGCCGTCGCCGCGGGTTGGCTGACGGAAAACACGCTCGGCTACACTATTCGTTGCATCAAGGAAGGATCGGGCGGATACGCAACCGTTCTTGGCCGCTGCTTCCTGCCGGACGGGTCCGATGTCGCAAAAAAAGCGTTGACTGAAGGTATGGCGATCGCCGCCAGGGCCGAAGGTACTCTGATTGTCCCGGAATATGGGTCTTTCGAAAAAATCGCCCGCTCAAAATCCCTCGGAATCTGGTCGTCCACGTTCAAACTCGACGGCCACACATATCGAAAGTCATTTACCCAATGA